A stretch of Myxococcus hansupus DNA encodes these proteins:
- a CDS encoding alpha/beta hydrolase — translation MGHVHIVRDFPSPQEGFARTVRVYTPHAYDARPDHRFPVLYMHDGQNVFAHPESALFDTWCANVALEHGVDEGRLEPWIIVAVDSGAGRVHDYSPWGEPRMRMQARGAAYGQFLVEHLKPLVDRTYRTRPGSEWTGAMGSSLGGLISLYLGCRYPDVFGRIGALSPTVTWGASQLFDAWAAHSRRWTRIYLDAGAHEYTDASGVPVYYGESTRAFYEHLQRLGYADHELALVLDPHGEHHERDWQRRLPTAMHWLLG, via the coding sequence ATGGGCCACGTCCACATCGTCCGAGACTTCCCCTCCCCCCAGGAGGGCTTCGCGCGCACCGTGCGCGTCTACACCCCTCATGCATACGATGCGCGGCCGGACCACCGGTTCCCGGTGCTCTACATGCACGACGGGCAGAACGTCTTCGCCCACCCCGAATCCGCGCTCTTCGACACGTGGTGCGCCAACGTCGCGCTGGAGCACGGCGTGGACGAAGGGCGCCTGGAGCCGTGGATCATCGTCGCGGTGGACTCGGGCGCGGGCCGGGTGCACGACTATTCGCCCTGGGGCGAGCCCCGCATGCGGATGCAGGCGCGCGGCGCGGCCTACGGCCAGTTCCTGGTGGAGCACCTCAAGCCGCTGGTGGACCGCACGTACCGCACCCGTCCGGGTTCCGAGTGGACGGGGGCCATGGGCTCGTCGCTGGGCGGGCTGATTTCGCTCTACCTCGGCTGCCGCTATCCGGACGTGTTCGGCCGCATCGGCGCGCTGTCGCCCACCGTGACGTGGGGCGCCAGCCAGCTCTTCGACGCGTGGGCCGCCCACAGCCGCCGTTGGACGCGCATCTACCTGGACGCGGGCGCGCACGAGTACACGGACGCCAGCGGCGTGCCCGTCTACTACGGCGAATCCACGCGCGCCTTCTACGAGCACCTCCAGCGGCTGGGCTACGCGGACCACGAGCTGGCGCTGGTGCTGGACCCGCACGGCGAACACCACGAGCGGGACTGGCAGCGCAGGCTCCCCACCGCCATGCACTGGCTGCTGGGGTGA
- a CDS encoding DUF2378 family protein: MKTRAAVPLAQRLVYVQVVEGLLEHGLRGRVSPRLKHRLRQAGIDLDRPLLPAYPVPLWMQCLNVIVEESFPGLSREDAFRQLAERHIEGYGRTLVGRAVYGVMRLLGPRRLVQRLPQTLRATDNYTEVELLEQGPTTFTMRMNSVLDAPGYAESLFESLLRLGGAEAPRVSRTHVAADSTTYLITWTER, from the coding sequence ATGAAAACCCGCGCGGCGGTGCCCCTCGCGCAGCGGCTCGTCTACGTCCAGGTGGTGGAGGGCCTGCTGGAACACGGGCTGCGAGGCCGCGTCTCGCCGCGCCTCAAGCACCGGCTGCGGCAGGCGGGCATCGACTTGGATCGGCCGCTGCTGCCGGCCTACCCGGTGCCGCTGTGGATGCAGTGCCTGAACGTCATCGTCGAGGAGTCCTTCCCCGGACTGTCCCGGGAAGACGCCTTCCGCCAGCTCGCCGAGCGCCACATCGAGGGCTACGGGCGCACCCTGGTGGGCCGCGCGGTGTACGGCGTCATGCGGCTGCTCGGTCCCCGGCGCCTGGTGCAGCGGCTGCCCCAGACGCTGCGCGCCACCGACAACTACACGGAGGTGGAGCTCCTCGAGCAGGGGCCCACGACCTTCACCATGCGGATGAACTCGGTGCTGGACGCGCCCGGCTACGCGGAGTCGCTCTTCGAATCGCTGCTGCGCCTGGGCGGCGCGGAGGCGCCTCGCGTGTCACGCACCCACGTGGCGGCCGACAGCACCACGTACCTGATCACCTGGACGGAGCGCTGA
- a CDS encoding lamin tail domain-containing protein, with product MNARGQVDMVGWSKWASWALVLGLAGAWACGGTSLEDGADVACSGLLPGDLVITEFLNDPVGTDTGQEYVELHNPTRLAVDLHGLTLYASRSDGSQERAYLFTESLTVEPNGYVVLGDVREGPVPAHVDHAYGDGLGALGNSAGRLGVRCGERLLDEVQLSAPAKSGVSRIYDGRWVPDVAGNDDLARWCDTPDAGETGPFRGSPGAANAPCGPVGDGGVSLDAGSEDSCMAGGEGGTRPVVRPRPGELVITEVMANPKGDDTVGEWVELLATAPVDLNGVTLVAEAGAAALSGPGCLSLAAGEYAVVARRSDAALNGGLPPPVATFGMDLRNAGGRLQVRVGTEVVDSVDYGPAVDGVATQVSAPLADAVRNDALSAWCPAVAPYGTRGNLGTPGRANRVCGEDGLDAGAGDAGTPDAGADAGTGVPECIDRTTGRARARRTPTVGSVVLTEFMADPSAVADATGEWVEVLALRDVDLNGVSLSNESGSQSTFDSALCLAVRAGGRAVLARSEDSSRNGGLPAVLSTFSFNLANTAGDRKLQLSVAERVLDVVTWTSAAVPGVSSQLDPSRSDPQRNDWPGSFCPTPPSARYGRGDRGTPGGENRPCAL from the coding sequence ATGAACGCGAGGGGGCAGGTCGACATGGTGGGGTGGAGCAAATGGGCGTCTTGGGCGTTGGTGTTGGGGCTGGCGGGCGCGTGGGCCTGTGGAGGCACCTCGCTGGAGGACGGAGCGGACGTGGCGTGCTCGGGACTGTTACCGGGTGACCTGGTCATCACCGAGTTCCTCAACGACCCGGTGGGGACGGACACGGGCCAGGAGTACGTGGAGCTGCACAACCCCACGCGCCTCGCGGTGGACCTGCACGGGCTGACGCTCTACGCGTCCCGCTCGGACGGTTCGCAGGAGCGCGCCTATCTGTTCACCGAGTCCCTGACGGTGGAGCCCAACGGTTACGTGGTGCTGGGCGATGTGCGGGAGGGACCGGTGCCCGCGCACGTGGACCACGCGTATGGCGACGGCCTGGGGGCCCTGGGGAATTCGGCGGGCCGGTTGGGCGTGCGGTGCGGTGAGCGCTTGCTGGATGAGGTCCAGCTCTCCGCGCCCGCGAAGAGCGGTGTGTCCCGAATCTACGACGGCCGGTGGGTGCCGGACGTGGCGGGCAATGATGATCTGGCGCGTTGGTGCGACACGCCAGACGCGGGGGAAACAGGGCCATTCCGAGGCAGTCCCGGTGCCGCGAACGCACCGTGTGGCCCGGTGGGGGATGGAGGGGTCTCCCTGGATGCGGGGAGCGAGGATTCATGCATGGCCGGTGGTGAGGGTGGAACGAGGCCGGTGGTGCGTCCTCGGCCCGGTGAGCTGGTCATCACTGAGGTGATGGCCAACCCCAAGGGCGACGACACGGTGGGGGAATGGGTGGAGTTGCTGGCCACGGCGCCCGTGGACCTCAACGGGGTGACACTGGTGGCGGAGGCGGGCGCAGCGGCCTTGTCGGGACCAGGGTGCCTGTCGCTGGCCGCGGGTGAGTACGCGGTGGTGGCCCGTCGCTCCGACGCGGCGCTCAACGGTGGACTGCCACCGCCCGTGGCGACCTTTGGCATGGACCTGCGCAACGCGGGTGGACGGCTCCAGGTGCGCGTGGGGACGGAGGTGGTGGACTCGGTCGACTACGGCCCCGCCGTGGATGGCGTGGCCACGCAGGTGTCCGCGCCGCTCGCGGACGCCGTTCGCAACGACGCGCTGTCGGCGTGGTGTCCGGCCGTCGCGCCCTACGGCACGCGCGGCAACCTGGGAACACCGGGCCGGGCGAACCGCGTCTGCGGCGAGGACGGGCTGGACGCGGGGGCGGGTGACGCGGGCACGCCGGATGCTGGCGCGGACGCGGGGACGGGCGTTCCGGAGTGTATCGACCGGACCACGGGCCGGGCCCGTGCGCGGAGGACGCCCACGGTGGGCTCGGTCGTCCTCACCGAGTTCATGGCGGACCCCAGCGCCGTGGCCGACGCCACGGGGGAATGGGTCGAGGTGCTCGCGCTGCGCGACGTGGACCTCAATGGCGTTTCGCTCTCCAACGAGAGCGGGAGCCAGTCCACGTTCGACTCGGCGCTGTGTCTGGCCGTGCGGGCGGGAGGCCGGGCCGTGCTGGCGCGCAGCGAGGATTCGAGCCGCAACGGCGGTCTTCCCGCGGTGCTGAGCACCTTCTCCTTCAACCTCGCCAACACCGCCGGCGACCGGAAGCTCCAACTCTCGGTGGCCGAGCGCGTCCTCGACGTCGTGACGTGGACCAGCGCGGCGGTGCCGGGTGTGTCGTCGCAGCTCGACCCCAGCCGCAGCGACCCACAGCGGAACGACTGGCCCGGGAGTTTCTGTCCCACGCCACCGTCGGCGCGGTACGGCCGCGGCGACCGGGGCACGCCGGGAGGGGAGAACCGCCCATGCGCGCTCTGA